A genomic stretch from Syntrophales bacterium includes:
- a CDS encoding bifunctional nuclease family protein — protein sequence MLIEMKVSGLTLDPITNTPIVILKDLHDRKAVPIWIGIFEASAIAMELEKVNFSRPMTHDLLNDVLETLDVSVTKIEINDIRNNTFFANIYLIKDGSEFIVDSRPSDAIALALRANAPIFVDDKVIEKSRNVDFGTKMADIDDVKKEKLREFLENLSPDDFGKYKM from the coding sequence ATGCTTATAGAAATGAAGGTATCCGGATTGACGCTAGATCCGATCACGAATACACCAATTGTAATTTTGAAAGATCTCCACGATAGGAAGGCTGTTCCCATATGGATAGGGATCTTTGAGGCCAGCGCCATCGCAATGGAGTTGGAAAAGGTTAATTTTTCCCGACCCATGACTCATGATCTTCTCAACGATGTCCTGGAGACCCTCGATGTTTCCGTCACGAAGATCGAAATAAACGACATCAGGAATAACACCTTTTTTGCCAATATCTATTTAATTAAAGATGGGAGTGAGTTCATCGTTGATTCTCGTCCCAGTGATGCCATTGCCCTTGCCTTGAGGGCCAATGCACCGATATTTGTTGATGATAAAGTTATCGAGAAATCCCGGAATGTAGATTTCGGCACAAAAATGGCGGATATTGATGATGTAAAAAAGGAAAAATTGAGGGAATTTCTGGAAAATCTTTCTCCCGATGATTTTGGAAAATATAAGATGTAA
- the tsaD gene encoding tRNA (adenosine(37)-N6)-threonylcarbamoyltransferase complex transferase subunit TsaD, whose amino-acid sequence MLVLGIESSCDETAAAVVSNGRFILSNIVASQIDVHSRYGGVVPEIASRKHIEAIAPVILQALDGAQVTLNDIEGIAVTMGPGLVGSLLVGLSVAKAIAFARNIPFVGVNHLEGHIASIFLTEGKIAFPFVALVASGGHTTIYLVKGFENFTVLGQTRDDAAGEAFDKGAKMLGLGYPGGIVIDQLAKRGERNWLKFPRAMKDSLDFSFSGLKTALLTCIKRRGYPFSGDELPHVAASYQEAIADVLVEKTLRAAETSSVFRVVVCGGVAANSRLRELFYENAGERGVEVFIPPPVLCTDNAAMIAALGEHLLRAGRCDALNLNAISRWPSIPDPFHCRKDEGSHLG is encoded by the coding sequence ATGCTGGTTTTAGGTATAGAGTCTTCCTGTGATGAGACGGCGGCGGCGGTTGTTAGTAATGGCCGTTTTATTCTCTCTAATATTGTTGCTTCCCAGATTGATGTCCATAGCCGGTATGGCGGTGTCGTACCGGAGATTGCCTCCAGGAAGCATATTGAGGCAATAGCGCCGGTGATACTTCAGGCCCTTGATGGTGCGCAGGTCACACTGAATGATATTGAAGGGATAGCAGTGACGATGGGTCCGGGATTGGTCGGTTCTCTTCTTGTGGGTCTGTCCGTGGCGAAGGCAATTGCTTTCGCCAGGAACATACCTTTCGTCGGAGTGAATCACCTTGAGGGCCATATTGCCTCGATCTTCCTCACAGAGGGGAAAATCGCCTTTCCCTTTGTGGCCCTTGTTGCTTCCGGTGGCCATACGACTATTTATCTGGTAAAAGGTTTTGAGAACTTTACAGTCCTGGGGCAAACGAGGGATGACGCTGCCGGAGAAGCCTTTGATAAGGGGGCCAAAATGCTGGGGCTCGGTTATCCGGGGGGGATTGTTATTGATCAACTGGCTAAAAGGGGAGAGCGAAACTGGCTGAAATTTCCGAGGGCGATGAAGGACAGTTTAGATTTTAGCTTCAGCGGCCTGAAGACTGCACTTCTGACCTGTATCAAAAGACGGGGATACCCCTTTAGCGGGGATGAATTACCCCATGTAGCCGCCAGTTATCAGGAGGCTATTGCCGATGTCCTGGTAGAAAAGACCTTGAGGGCGGCGGAGACGTCTTCTGTTTTCCGTGTTGTTGTATGCGGCGGGGTTGCGGCAAACAGCCGCCTGAGAGAACTGTTTTATGAGAACGCCGGCGAGAGGGGGGTTGAGGTGTTTATCCCTCCTCCTGTTTTGTGCACCGACAATGCCGCTATGATTGCCGCTTTAGGTGAACATCTCTTAAGAGCGGGAAGATGCGATGCCCTGAATCTGAATGCAATTTCCAGATGGCCGTCTATTCCTGACCCTTTCCACTGCCGGAAGGACGAAGGTAGCCACCTGGGCTGA
- the nadB gene encoding L-aspartate oxidase, with product MEIVTDFLVIGSGIAGLCFAIKAADLGTVAIITKKEKSESSTNYAQGGIAAVADKTDRFEYHINDTLTCGAGLCKEEAVKFVVTEGPERIRELEKWGVEFARTENNNSTLYDLGQEGGHSHRRIFHAKDLTGREIERALHEKASRKKNISIYENYIAIDLILKSVLLKQEKNNGDKCLGAYALDIDHNEIPTFRAKFTILTTGGAGKVYLITTNPDIATGDGIAMAYRVGAQIANMEFIQFHPTCLFHPEAKSFLISEVVRGEGGILKLKSGKTFMEKYHPMKNLAPRDIVARAIDAELKKSGDEYVLLDITHRDRDFLINRFPNIYQKCLEFGIDITKDQIPVVPAAHYLCGGVLVDHFGETNIERLFACGEVSCTGLHGANRLASNSLLEAVVFSHRSFVSIAGQFPEIKDDPIPIPSWDPRGATESDESIVVSHNWDEIRRCMGNYVGIVRSNKRLERAERRIVLINREIDEYYRNFIITRDLVELRNIATVAKLIVKCARMRKESRGLHYNIDYPERDDRHWLQDTVIVKDKGLLKMR from the coding sequence ATGGAGATAGTCACAGATTTTCTGGTTATAGGAAGCGGTATCGCGGGGCTTTGCTTTGCCATCAAGGCCGCCGATCTGGGAACGGTAGCCATCATCACGAAAAAGGAAAAATCCGAATCGAGCACGAACTATGCCCAGGGGGGGATAGCCGCCGTTGCCGACAAGACGGACCGGTTTGAATATCATATCAACGATACCCTCACCTGTGGGGCAGGTCTCTGCAAAGAAGAGGCGGTAAAATTCGTTGTTACGGAAGGACCGGAAAGGATAAGGGAACTGGAGAAATGGGGGGTTGAATTTGCGAGAACGGAGAATAACAATTCCACCCTTTACGACCTCGGACAGGAAGGGGGACATTCGCACAGGAGGATCTTCCACGCGAAAGACCTTACCGGCAGGGAAATCGAACGTGCCCTACACGAAAAAGCAAGTCGGAAAAAAAATATAAGTATTTATGAAAATTATATTGCCATTGATCTTATTTTAAAATCTGTCCTTCTTAAACAGGAAAAGAACAATGGTGATAAGTGCCTCGGGGCCTATGCCCTGGATATTGATCATAACGAGATACCTACATTCAGAGCCAAGTTCACCATTCTGACCACCGGTGGCGCCGGTAAAGTGTACCTCATCACTACTAATCCCGACATCGCCACCGGTGACGGCATCGCCATGGCTTACAGGGTGGGGGCGCAAATCGCCAATATGGAATTCATCCAGTTTCATCCGACCTGCCTCTTCCATCCGGAAGCGAAATCGTTTCTCATCAGTGAGGTCGTCCGTGGAGAAGGGGGCATCCTGAAATTGAAAAGCGGCAAAACCTTCATGGAAAAATACCACCCCATGAAGAATCTTGCCCCGAGGGATATAGTGGCCAGAGCCATAGATGCGGAACTGAAAAAATCAGGCGATGAGTATGTCCTCCTCGACATCACCCACAGAGACAGGGATTTTCTCATCAACAGATTCCCCAATATCTACCAGAAATGCCTGGAGTTCGGCATTGATATCACAAAGGATCAGATTCCCGTTGTTCCTGCCGCTCATTATCTCTGCGGAGGCGTATTGGTCGATCATTTTGGGGAAACGAACATCGAGAGACTCTTTGCCTGTGGCGAGGTCTCCTGCACCGGTCTCCATGGGGCCAATCGCTTGGCAAGCAACTCGCTTCTTGAAGCGGTGGTGTTTTCCCACAGGTCATTTGTCAGTATAGCCGGGCAGTTCCCGGAAATCAAAGACGATCCCATTCCCATCCCTTCCTGGGATCCCCGTGGAGCCACAGAAAGTGATGAATCTATTGTCGTTTCTCATAACTGGGATGAGATCAGGAGGTGTATGGGGAATTACGTGGGCATTGTCCGGTCAAATAAAAGACTGGAACGGGCGGAACGGCGAATCGTCCTGATTAACAGGGAGATTGACGAATACTACAGAAATTTTATCATCACGAGGGATTTAGTGGAACTCCGAAACATTGCCACGGTAGCAAAACTCATCGTTAAATGTGCCAGAATGAGGAAAGAAAGCAGAGGTCTCCATTATAATATTGATTATCCTGAGAGGGATGACAGGCACTGGTTGCAGGACACAGTCATAGTGAAAGATAAGGGATTGCTAAAAATGCGCTAA
- the rsmA gene encoding 16S rRNA (adenine(1518)-N(6)/adenine(1519)-N(6))-dimethyltransferase RsmA, whose product MTTPRKILKNHGIRPRKRLGQSFLKDRNITDRIVQTADIRKEDTVVEIGAGLGIMTELLAAQARRVIALEIDPYLVSLLREELKGHPNVEIIPTDVLKYDFSLACQECLSGKLKVIGNIPYNISSQILFHLISYKRCIACMILMFQKEMADRIVAPVGTKDYGVPSVALSMYGIVSHEMTVPPECFYPQPKVMSSVLKIVMRQKPLVDLKDDDFFRKIVKIAFSKRRKTLLNNLRSANLPFCEREINLSLEAAGIDGRRRGETLTTEEFGVLSNVLFNKITGNHLSFSVMPQPGEDISSNQGNNCNN is encoded by the coding sequence ATGACCACACCCAGAAAAATCCTTAAAAATCACGGTATCCGACCACGGAAACGTTTGGGACAGTCATTCCTCAAAGATAGAAATATTACAGACAGGATTGTTCAGACAGCCGATATCCGAAAGGAGGATACCGTTGTGGAGATAGGCGCCGGCCTGGGAATCATGACAGAGCTGCTGGCGGCCCAGGCCCGAAGGGTTATTGCCCTTGAGATAGATCCGTACCTGGTGTCCCTTCTCCGGGAAGAGCTGAAAGGCCACCCCAACGTGGAGATCATCCCGACCGATGTCCTTAAATATGATTTTTCTCTGGCCTGTCAGGAGTGTTTATCAGGCAAGTTGAAGGTTATTGGTAATATACCTTATAACATTTCCTCGCAGATATTGTTTCATTTAATATCCTACAAGCGCTGCATTGCATGCATGATCTTGATGTTTCAAAAGGAAATGGCCGATCGTATTGTCGCCCCTGTGGGAACAAAGGATTACGGCGTACCTTCCGTAGCGCTTTCCATGTACGGTATCGTCTCCCATGAGATGACCGTACCTCCTGAGTGTTTTTACCCCCAACCTAAGGTGATGTCTTCTGTACTGAAGATCGTGATGCGACAAAAGCCTCTGGTTGACTTAAAGGATGATGATTTTTTCAGGAAGATCGTAAAGATTGCTTTTTCGAAGAGGAGGAAAACCCTCTTGAATAATCTCCGTAGTGCAAATCTGCCGTTTTGTGAAAGGGAGATAAATTTATCTCTTGAGGCGGCGGGCATTGATGGCAGGAGGAGGGGGGAGACTCTGACAACGGAAGAGTTTGGTGTATTAAGCAATGTCCTTTTCAATAAAATCACAGGCAATCACCTTTCATTTTCCGTGATGCCCCAACCGGGCGAAGATATTAGTTCAAACCAAGGGAATAATTGTAACAATTAA
- the argB gene encoding acetylglutamate kinase — protein MDSVKKSMERADILLEALPYIRRFYNKTIVIKYGGHAMADEELKDIFARDVVMMKYIGINPVVVHGGGPQIGSLLKKLGKDSKFVQGMRVTDEETMAIVEMVLVGTVNKEIVGLINRHGGRAVGLSGKDGNLTRAEKYLLSAEKAKDTPSEIIDIGLVGKVTEINTGLITSLEDNGFIPVIAPTGVGENGETYNINADIVAGEVAAALKAEKLLLLTDVEGVMDEKGQLINTMNDREAQDMIQTGLIKGGMFPKVKCCLKALREGVKKAHIIDGRLKHSILLEIFTDMGIGTEIVLSP, from the coding sequence ATGGACAGTGTCAAGAAATCTATGGAAAGAGCCGATATTCTTCTGGAGGCCCTTCCCTACATACGCCGGTTTTATAATAAGACCATTGTTATCAAGTACGGTGGCCATGCCATGGCGGATGAGGAATTGAAAGATATCTTCGCCAGGGACGTGGTCATGATGAAATACATCGGGATCAATCCCGTGGTGGTCCATGGCGGCGGCCCTCAGATCGGGAGTCTCCTGAAGAAATTAGGCAAAGACTCCAAGTTTGTCCAGGGGATGCGGGTAACAGATGAGGAGACAATGGCCATCGTAGAGATGGTACTCGTGGGGACAGTGAATAAGGAAATCGTGGGGCTCATCAATCGGCATGGTGGCAGGGCAGTGGGTCTGTCCGGCAAAGATGGCAATCTGACCAGGGCGGAAAAATATCTTTTGAGCGCAGAGAAGGCCAAGGATACACCGTCTGAGATCATTGATATCGGTCTGGTGGGCAAAGTTACGGAAATCAATACAGGCCTGATTACATCGTTGGAGGATAATGGTTTCATTCCCGTTATTGCCCCGACCGGTGTGGGGGAAAATGGTGAAACGTACAACATCAATGCCGATATTGTTGCCGGTGAAGTGGCGGCCGCCCTCAAGGCGGAGAAGCTTCTCCTCTTGACCGATGTGGAAGGGGTCATGGATGAAAAAGGTCAATTGATAAATACGATGAACGACAGGGAAGCCCAGGACATGATTCAGACAGGCCTCATCAAGGGGGGTATGTTTCCCAAGGTGAAGTGTTGTCTTAAGGCGTTGCGGGAGGGGGTAAAAAAGGCCCACATTATTGATGGCCGCCTAAAACACTCTATTCTCTTGGAAATTTTTACCGATATGGGGATCGGGACGGAGATTGTGTTGTCCCCGTGA
- a CDS encoding DUF2062 domain-containing protein, which produces MRKNNIDKLKGFYERFISLKGEPKTIAMGMAMGVFIGVTPTIPFHTALIIVSCLIFRQNIASAILGSWIISNPLTIPLFYVSEYKLGRYLLRSDHFQVVFTDYSIWNVVSMGWRVAVPLLTGGIIVALFFALPAYFITYRLVLTVRKNRNQ; this is translated from the coding sequence ATGAGAAAAAACAACATAGACAAACTCAAGGGGTTTTACGAGCGGTTTATCAGCCTGAAAGGTGAACCGAAGACCATTGCCATGGGTATGGCAATGGGTGTTTTTATCGGTGTAACTCCCACTATCCCGTTTCATACAGCCCTGATTATTGTATCATGTCTCATCTTCAGGCAGAACATCGCCTCTGCCATTCTTGGTTCCTGGATCATCTCCAATCCTCTCACCATCCCGCTTTTTTATGTTTCGGAATATAAGTTGGGCAGGTACCTGTTGAGAAGCGACCATTTTCAGGTCGTCTTTACGGACTATTCGATATGGAATGTTGTCAGCATGGGGTGGCGTGTTGCCGTTCCGTTGCTCACGGGAGGCATTATCGTTGCTCTCTTTTTCGCTCTCCCCGCATATTTTATCACCTACCGCCTCGTACTGACGGTAAGAAAGAATCGTAACCAATGA
- the xerC gene encoding tyrosine recombinase XerC: protein MEKAIGDFARHMEMERNLSHHTRKNYLTDLRQFKAFLEMNHITAGKNMGEDLSGVDHTVVKAFLGSLYRAKVKKVTISRKVAALRSFFKYLLREGRIKVNPAELVQVPPPERYIPAFLSVDEMFTLLAVQFKQDASGLRDRAIIELFYSSGIRLSELTGLNLGDIDFNRGLMKIRGKGKKERIVPVGEPALLATKNYLEKRDELLKGMRGNASESPIFISRSGSRLTTRSVARILNRYVLLSGINRKISPHTLRHTFATHLMDAGADLRAIQELLGHESLSTTQKYTSVSVSRLMEVYDKAHPKARGGVDNL, encoded by the coding sequence ATGGAAAAAGCCATCGGAGATTTTGCCAGACACATGGAGATGGAGAGAAACCTGTCACACCATACGAGGAAGAATTATTTAACCGATTTGAGACAATTTAAAGCATTTCTCGAGATGAATCATATAACGGCGGGAAAAAACATGGGTGAAGATCTCAGCGGCGTGGATCATACGGTGGTCAAGGCTTTCCTCGGTTCCTTATACCGGGCAAAGGTGAAAAAGGTAACCATTTCGAGAAAGGTGGCCGCACTGAGGTCTTTCTTTAAATACCTCCTGCGCGAGGGAAGAATTAAGGTAAACCCTGCAGAGCTGGTTCAGGTACCGCCCCCTGAGAGATATATACCTGCCTTTCTTTCGGTGGATGAAATGTTTACCCTGTTAGCCGTCCAGTTTAAGCAGGATGCCTCTGGATTAAGGGACAGGGCCATTATCGAGCTGTTCTATTCTTCCGGTATCCGTCTTTCCGAACTTACCGGTTTGAACCTGGGGGATATTGATTTTAACCGGGGATTGATGAAGATCAGGGGGAAGGGCAAGAAGGAGAGGATTGTCCCGGTGGGTGAGCCGGCCCTTTTGGCCACTAAAAACTATCTTGAAAAAAGGGATGAATTATTAAAAGGAATGAGGGGAAATGCATCAGAGTCACCTATCTTTATCAGCAGGAGCGGAAGTAGATTAACTACGAGGAGTGTGGCCAGGATCCTCAACAGGTATGTCCTCCTCTCCGGGATTAACAGAAAGATCAGTCCCCATACGCTACGGCATACGTTTGCCACGCACCTGATGGATGCGGGAGCCGACCTGCGGGCTATTCAGGAACTTCTTGGCCATGAGAGCCTCTCTACTACGCAAAAATATACATCGGTGAGTGTAAGCAGACTGATGGAAGTTTACGATAAGGCCCACCCAAAGGCCAGAGGAGGTGTTGACAATTTATGA
- the miaB gene encoding tRNA (N6-isopentenyl adenosine(37)-C2)-methylthiotransferase MiaB → MEQKYLYIKTFGCQMNVHDSEQIAALLKASGYESTDDFRKADLVIVNTCSIREKAAQKVYTQLGRFRELKRSKPGLIIGMGGCLAQQWRSKIFARAPFLDLVFGTHNIHQLPDLIRTIETTGSRVEETAFHESVKSLGIRALPQNGAVSAYVTIMHGCNNFCSYCVVPYLRGPEVSRPSQDVIDEVKALADHGIREVTLLGQNVNSYGKTMGTDFAALLHEVGKIGGIERVRFTTSHPKDLSFDLIRCYTDVDKLCEHIHLPVQSGSGRILRMMNRGYTKAQYLDKVESLRNICPNISITSDMIVGFPGETEKDFQKTIDLMEKIRFDNLFSFNYSEREGTAAVKFADKVDECIKHERLQALQSLQEKHTLERNRALEGRVEDVLVEGVSKKMPDEMTGRTRSNKIVNFRGKKELIGKTVSVLITEAYLHSVRGELHQK, encoded by the coding sequence TTGGAACAAAAGTATCTCTACATTAAGACCTTTGGCTGTCAGATGAATGTCCACGATTCCGAGCAGATTGCCGCGTTGCTTAAGGCCTCTGGATATGAAAGCACTGATGATTTCAGGAAGGCCGATCTGGTCATCGTAAATACATGCAGTATCAGGGAAAAGGCGGCGCAAAAGGTGTACACTCAGTTAGGGAGATTCAGAGAATTAAAGCGCAGTAAACCCGGCCTGATCATCGGGATGGGAGGATGTCTTGCCCAGCAGTGGCGATCTAAAATCTTTGCCCGGGCGCCTTTTCTGGACCTGGTTTTTGGCACCCATAATATTCATCAGCTTCCCGATCTTATAAGAACTATCGAAACGACGGGATCACGGGTTGAAGAGACGGCATTTCACGAATCGGTAAAATCGCTGGGCATCAGGGCGCTGCCGCAAAACGGGGCGGTCAGCGCTTATGTAACCATCATGCATGGTTGTAATAATTTTTGTTCCTACTGTGTTGTTCCTTACCTGCGGGGGCCGGAGGTGAGCAGACCATCTCAAGATGTTATTGATGAGGTTAAAGCCCTTGCCGACCACGGGATCAGGGAAGTGACACTCCTCGGTCAGAACGTCAATTCCTATGGTAAAACCATGGGGACTGATTTTGCCGCCCTGTTGCACGAGGTGGGAAAGATCGGGGGTATCGAGAGGGTCAGATTTACCACCTCGCATCCGAAGGACCTGTCTTTTGATTTGATAAGGTGTTATACTGATGTTGATAAGTTGTGTGAGCACATTCATCTTCCCGTTCAATCGGGCTCAGGCCGTATCTTGAGAATGATGAACCGGGGTTATACAAAGGCCCAGTACCTGGATAAAGTGGAAAGTCTCAGGAACATCTGCCCGAATATCAGTATTACTTCAGATATGATTGTGGGATTTCCCGGCGAAACAGAAAAGGACTTTCAAAAAACAATAGACTTGATGGAAAAAATCAGGTTTGATAACCTCTTTTCTTTTAACTATTCGGAACGTGAGGGGACCGCGGCGGTAAAGTTTGCCGACAAGGTGGATGAATGCATCAAGCACGAAAGACTGCAGGCGCTTCAATCTCTCCAGGAGAAGCATACTCTTGAGAGAAACAGGGCACTGGAGGGACGTGTAGAAGATGTACTGGTGGAGGGGGTAAGCAAGAAAATGCCCGACGAGATGACGGGAAGGACAAGGTCCAACAAAATTGTAAACTTTAGGGGAAAAAAAGAACTTATCGGGAAGACGGTTTCCGTTTTGATTACAGAGGCATATTTGCATTCCGTAAGGGGGGAACTACATCAAAAGTAA
- the hslV gene encoding ATP-dependent protease subunit HslV, translated as MKIRGTTILAVRHKGKVTVAGDGQVTLDVTVMKHGAKKVRRLYHNQVIVGFSGATADAFTLFDRFDQKLEQYNGNLLRAAVELTKDWRTDRVLRHLEALMIAVSKEYFLIISGNGDVIEADDDVMAIGSGGPYALAAARALVRFSELTAIEIAREAMRIAADICIYTNDRITVEELDVYQETESKVKGKG; from the coding sequence ATGAAAATAAGGGGAACCACTATATTAGCCGTCAGGCATAAGGGAAAAGTCACGGTGGCAGGGGATGGTCAGGTTACCCTCGATGTTACTGTCATGAAACATGGGGCGAAAAAGGTTCGCAGGTTGTATCACAATCAGGTCATCGTGGGATTTTCGGGGGCAACGGCTGATGCATTTACCCTCTTTGATCGGTTTGATCAGAAACTGGAACAGTACAACGGCAATCTTTTGAGAGCGGCAGTCGAGTTGACCAAGGACTGGAGGACCGACAGGGTCCTGAGACACCTGGAGGCCCTGATGATTGCCGTCAGTAAGGAATATTTTCTTATCATCTCCGGCAACGGTGATGTCATCGAAGCAGATGATGATGTGATGGCGATAGGGTCGGGGGGCCCCTATGCCTTAGCGGCGGCCCGGGCCCTTGTCAGATTTTCTGAGCTAACGGCGATAGAGATTGCAAGAGAAGCGATGCGGATCGCCGCAGATATTTGCATCTATACCAATGACAGGATTACCGTGGAGGAGCTGGATGTGTACCAGGAAACGGAATCAAAGGTAAAAGGTAAGGGATAA
- the hslU gene encoding ATP-dependent protease ATPase subunit HslU, translating into MSSNNLTPREIVERLDQYIIGQGEAKRAVAIALRNRWRRQNVPPDLAEEISPKNIIMIGPTGVGKTEIARRLAKLDNSPFLKIEASKFTEVGYVGRDVESMVRDLVDLSVNMVKSEEQENVKVKAAEIAEERLLDILLPPKPAERKAEDTIPDRDSGQLEIEQTGRDTTREKLRRLLLNGKLDDRVVDIEIADMRTGPMVEIFSSSGVEDMGLNIKEMFGNIFPQRKRNARVKVSEAREILAAEEAQKLVDMDKVTRTAIERVEQSGIIFLDEIDKIVGSNSSHGPDVSREGVQRDLLPIVEGSTVNTRYGMVRTDHILFIAAGAFSSSKPSDLIPELQGRFPIRVELDSLGKEEFIRILTEPHNALVKQYIEMMATEEIKLIFKDDAIAEIAEVATVVNERTENIGARRLYTIMETLLEQISFDAPEMVEKKAVIDANYVREKLEDIVEDEDLSRYIL; encoded by the coding sequence ATGTCATCAAATAATTTAACACCGCGAGAGATTGTAGAAAGGTTGGATCAGTATATCATCGGTCAGGGTGAGGCCAAGCGGGCAGTGGCTATTGCCTTGAGGAACCGCTGGAGGCGTCAGAACGTCCCCCCTGATCTTGCAGAGGAAATATCACCCAAAAATATCATCATGATCGGTCCGACGGGGGTTGGAAAGACAGAGATCGCCCGGAGACTGGCGAAACTCGATAACTCTCCTTTTTTGAAGATCGAGGCGTCAAAGTTTACCGAGGTGGGTTATGTGGGCAGAGATGTAGAGTCCATGGTGCGCGATCTTGTAGACCTGTCAGTGAATATGGTTAAATCGGAAGAGCAGGAAAATGTAAAGGTAAAGGCGGCGGAGATTGCAGAGGAGAGACTTTTAGATATCCTTCTTCCCCCCAAACCTGCGGAAAGGAAAGCCGAAGATACGATTCCTGACAGGGATTCAGGACAGCTTGAAATTGAACAGACGGGGAGGGATACGACACGTGAAAAACTGCGCCGTCTCCTCCTTAACGGCAAGCTGGATGATCGTGTTGTAGATATAGAGATAGCGGACATGAGGACTGGCCCGATGGTTGAGATATTTTCTTCCTCCGGTGTTGAGGATATGGGCTTGAATATCAAGGAGATGTTTGGAAATATCTTTCCCCAGAGGAAGAGAAATGCGAGGGTCAAGGTTTCTGAGGCGCGGGAGATCCTGGCGGCCGAGGAGGCCCAGAAACTGGTAGATATGGATAAGGTAACCAGGACGGCCATTGAGAGGGTGGAACAATCCGGTATCATTTTCCTTGACGAGATTGACAAGATCGTGGGAAGTAATTCTTCCCATGGTCCCGATGTGTCGAGGGAAGGTGTGCAGAGGGACCTCCTGCCGATTGTGGAGGGATCCACCGTTAATACGAGGTACGGGATGGTCAGGACGGATCACATCCTCTTTATCGCTGCCGGTGCGTTCAGTTCTTCAAAGCCGTCTGATCTTATCCCTGAGCTTCAGGGGCGATTTCCCATCAGGGTGGAGCTGGATTCCCTCGGAAAAGAGGAATTCATCAGGATTCTCACAGAACCCCATAATGCCCTCGTCAAACAGTATATAGAGATGATGGCAACGGAAGAGATTAAGCTCATTTTCAAGGATGATGCAATTGCTGAAATTGCGGAAGTAGCGACAGTGGTCAATGAGAGGACGGAAAATATCGGGGCCAGGAGACTTTATACTATTATGGAGACCCTGCTGGAACAAATCTCCTTTGATGCACCCGAGATGGTGGAAAAGAAAGCGGTTATTGATGCGAACTACGTGCGGGAAAAGTTAGAAGACATTGTTGAGGATGAGGACTTAAGCCGGTACATCCTGTAA